The following coding sequences lie in one Treponema sp. OMZ 790 genomic window:
- a CDS encoding ATP-binding protein: MAAGKQLIKENSAYIDNLPDWAQELSVKYCSKTANLYFVHGNIRDFLPHHVTEYGHNFLFVKIRDYISEVLFGNQNIIVYYDKSGGISFCSSDMEKDYLETMHKYYPDVPAEDFLSRNPEEAFSYLERYFVLNFGKNLRIVLIIDYAETIIPADEIGNLDETDRYCLVTLNRWSHEPSFTREDISIIMLTENLTDLNPRLTASPSTIKVRIPLPEASVRVNFLEYLRQTEGILLTERGLSPERMGALTSGLNLLNLYQLVAESYQDDKPISLDYLATKKREIIENEAGGLLEFIDIDYDLSLVSGHDFVKKRFKFAAKALKAARTDVLPMGYLISGPIGTGKTFIVSAFAGEIGIPMVRLRNFRSQWQGATESNLEKVLNILRAMSPVAVMIDEADVVLGNRTSNDISGTSGRVFAQIANFMGNTAYRGKIIWFLITCRPDLIPVDLKRQGRAEEHLALFYPENDAERLDLFETLQRKLRIKLHEVNLNSVIKKIKFDVSGADIEAILVRAKMNATVEGRAMVIQKDLEETIADFVPPSYPYEIELQNLVAAIECTSKEMVPKKYQSMQRSAMSSEIFELKQLLGEK; the protein is encoded by the coding sequence ATGGCAGCCGGAAAACAGCTTATTAAAGAAAACAGTGCATATATTGACAATTTACCTGATTGGGCGCAAGAACTTTCGGTAAAATATTGTTCAAAAACGGCGAACCTTTATTTTGTACATGGAAATATAAGAGATTTTTTACCTCATCATGTAACAGAGTACGGTCACAATTTTCTTTTTGTGAAGATAAGGGATTATATTTCGGAAGTGCTTTTCGGAAATCAAAATATAATAGTCTATTATGATAAATCGGGAGGTATTTCCTTTTGCTCCTCTGATATGGAAAAAGATTATCTTGAAACCATGCATAAATACTATCCCGATGTTCCGGCTGAAGATTTTTTGTCGAGAAATCCGGAAGAAGCTTTTTCTTATCTGGAAAGGTATTTTGTCCTTAATTTCGGAAAAAATTTGCGTATTGTTCTGATAATAGACTATGCCGAAACCATAATTCCGGCCGATGAGATAGGAAATTTAGATGAAACGGACAGGTACTGTCTTGTTACTCTAAATAGATGGTCGCATGAACCTTCTTTTACCCGTGAGGATATTTCGATAATAATGCTTACCGAAAACCTTACCGATTTAAATCCCCGCCTTACGGCTTCTCCTTCAACAATAAAGGTGAGAATACCTCTTCCTGAAGCTTCAGTAAGGGTAAACTTTTTAGAATATTTAAGGCAGACTGAAGGGATTCTTTTGACCGAAAGAGGCCTGTCCCCTGAAAGAATGGGAGCTTTAACCTCAGGTTTAAACCTTCTAAACCTCTATCAGCTTGTAGCCGAGTCCTATCAGGATGATAAGCCCATAAGTTTGGACTATTTGGCAACCAAAAAGAGGGAAATCATTGAAAATGAAGCCGGAGGTCTTTTGGAATTTATAGATATAGATTATGATCTTTCCCTTGTTTCAGGGCATGATTTTGTAAAGAAAAGGTTTAAATTTGCAGCAAAGGCCTTAAAGGCTGCAAGAACGGATGTTTTACCGATGGGCTATCTTATTTCAGGTCCCATAGGAACGGGCAAAACCTTTATAGTGTCTGCCTTTGCAGGCGAAATAGGTATTCCCATGGTGAGACTGCGAAACTTCCGTTCCCAGTGGCAAGGTGCTACCGAATCGAATCTTGAAAAAGTCTTAAATATTTTGCGTGCAATGTCGCCTGTGGCCGTAATGATAGATGAGGCTGACGTTGTGCTGGGAAACCGGACTTCAAACGATATTTCCGGTACTTCAGGAAGAGTTTTTGCTCAAATAGCAAATTTTATGGGAAATACGGCTTACAGGGGAAAAATAATTTGGTTTTTGATTACCTGCCGCCCCGATTTGATTCCTGTGGACTTAAAGAGGCAGGGGAGAGCAGAAGAACATCTTGCTCTTTTCTATCCTGAAAATGATGCAGAAAGATTGGATCTCTTTGAAACCCTTCAAAGAAAACTCAGGATTAAACTTCATGAGGTAAATTTAAACTCGGTAATAAAAAAGATTAAATTCGATGTATCGGGTGCAGACATAGAAGCTATTTTGGTGCGCGCAAAGATGAATGCAACAGTAGAAGGCCGGGCCATGGTCATTCAAAAAGACTTGGAGGAAACTATAGCTGATTTTGTTCCTCCTTCTTATCCTTATGAGATAGAATTACAAAATTTGGTTGCCGCAATAGAGTGCACAAGTAAGGAGATGGTTCCTAAAAAATACCAATCCATGCAGCGCTCTGCAATGTCCTCGGAAATTTTCGAGTTAAAGCAGCTTTTAGGCGAAAAATAA
- the nrdR gene encoding transcriptional regulator NrdR, translated as MRCPHCGNCDDKVMESRTLAQGDCIRRRRECIACGYRFTSYEHIEEKPFMVIKKDGRREPFDRKKLEKGIERALEKRPVSLNAIENIVTEIEDQAVLSSGLNKEIETTALGEMVLSRLYSVDKVAYIRFASVYKQFSNLDEFVNEVKKARK; from the coding sequence ATGAGATGTCCGCATTGCGGTAACTGTGACGACAAGGTTATGGAATCAAGAACTCTGGCTCAAGGGGATTGTATAAGAAGAAGACGGGAGTGTATCGCCTGCGGTTACCGCTTTACAAGCTATGAACATATTGAAGAAAAGCCGTTTATGGTGATCAAAAAAGACGGCCGAAGGGAGCCTTTTGACCGCAAAAAACTTGAAAAGGGTATTGAGCGGGCTCTTGAAAAACGGCCCGTTTCTTTAAATGCCATAGAAAATATCGTTACCGAAATTGAAGATCAAGCGGTTTTAAGTTCAGGTCTTAATAAAGAGATTGAGACCACCGCTTTAGGCGAAATGGTTTTATCCCGCCTTTATTCCGTGGATAAGGTAGCGTATATACGGTTTGCTTCCGTTTATAAACAATTCAGCAATTTGGATGAATTTGTAAACGAGGTAAAAAAAGCCCGAAAATAA
- the hflK gene encoding FtsH protease activity modulator HflK: MKQKKVDPSRVFGALRTIIILIVIALIAFSGIKVIPTTDNGVVTRFGKYTRTLAPGLNFVIPFVDQVYKVPIKTVQKEEFGFRTSRSGERSEYQNSMLHESSMLTGDLNIINVEWVIQYKIVDPKAWLFNVEESQRNKTVRDVSKSVVNSLVGDRAIMDIISLDRDSIAVLAQEKMNEKYKQMGLGISVSSVQLQNIVPPEEVQAAFEDVNIAIQDMNRLINEGKEAYNKEIPKAKGEAQKMIEEARGYASERINKAKGDVARFNAVYSEYVKAPDITRRRLYLETLDSIFKNNENVTLIDKNLKSFLPLKDLNKGGN; encoded by the coding sequence ATGAAGCAAAAAAAGGTTGACCCTTCAAGGGTTTTTGGAGCTTTACGTACAATAATAATATTGATAGTGATAGCTCTTATAGCCTTTTCGGGGATAAAGGTTATCCCTACAACAGATAACGGAGTTGTTACCCGTTTCGGTAAATATACAAGGACCCTTGCTCCGGGGCTTAACTTTGTAATTCCCTTTGTAGATCAAGTTTATAAGGTTCCTATTAAGACCGTTCAAAAGGAAGAATTCGGATTTAGAACATCGCGGTCGGGAGAAAGAAGCGAATATCAAAATTCAATGCTTCACGAATCTTCGATGCTTACAGGAGACCTAAACATTATAAATGTTGAATGGGTTATTCAGTATAAAATAGTTGATCCTAAGGCCTGGCTTTTTAATGTAGAAGAATCTCAAAGAAATAAAACAGTCAGAGATGTTTCAAAATCCGTTGTCAACAGTTTGGTAGGGGATAGGGCTATTATGGACATAATCAGCTTGGACCGCGACAGCATCGCAGTTTTGGCTCAAGAAAAAATGAATGAAAAATATAAGCAGATGGGACTTGGGATTTCCGTTTCATCGGTTCAGCTGCAAAACATTGTTCCGCCTGAGGAAGTTCAAGCTGCCTTCGAGGACGTAAACATCGCAATTCAAGATATGAATAGGCTAATAAACGAAGGAAAAGAAGCCTATAATAAGGAAATTCCTAAGGCAAAGGGTGAAGCTCAAAAGATGATTGAAGAAGCAAGAGGTTATGCTTCCGAAAGGATAAACAAGGCTAAGGGTGATGTTGCCCGATTTAATGCCGTTTATTCCGAATATGTAAAGGCTCCCGACATTACGAGAAGAAGGCTCTACCTTGAGACTTTGGATTCTATTTTTAAAAATAATGAAAACGTTACGCTCATAGATAAAAACTTAAAAAGCTTTTTACCTTTAAAAGATTTAAATAAGGGAGGAAATTGA
- a CDS encoding FecR domain-containing protein, translating to MKKIFFVIGLFCFISSSLLALDGKVIAVKGKAEIKQGGRWVPAAAGNIITSGSMISTGFKSELTLQIDGSVITVRPMTRLTIEEITQKNEAVSSEVYLNVGSVKADVKPASTKRVEFKVKTPVATASVRGTSGEISSDGLLVGTSGTWSYVNSSGLETKVSIGDSVIISDTGMVTPAQNIKANEVLPQPIQTLAEAEANSPSIIAQTLPLENSMDIASSFSHVGIGIVWGN from the coding sequence ATGAAAAAGATTTTTTTTGTTATCGGTTTATTTTGTTTTATATCAAGCTCCCTTTTAGCATTGGACGGTAAGGTTATTGCCGTAAAAGGAAAAGCGGAAATTAAACAAGGCGGAAGATGGGTTCCTGCCGCAGCAGGAAATATAATTACATCAGGAAGTATGATTTCGACGGGCTTTAAATCGGAATTGACTTTACAGATTGACGGATCGGTCATTACAGTAAGACCTATGACAAGGCTTACCATTGAAGAAATAACCCAAAAAAATGAGGCAGTTTCTTCAGAAGTATACTTGAATGTAGGCTCAGTAAAGGCTGATGTAAAACCGGCTTCTACAAAAAGAGTAGAATTTAAGGTAAAAACTCCGGTTGCAACGGCTTCAGTTCGAGGAACATCGGGAGAAATCAGCTCAGACGGTCTTTTAGTCGGAACAAGCGGAACTTGGTCCTATGTTAACAGCTCAGGACTTGAAACAAAAGTAAGTATCGGCGACTCCGTTATAATAAGCGATACGGGCATGGTAACTCCTGCACAAAACATTAAAGCAAATGAAGTTCTGCCGCAACCTATACAAACCCTCGCCGAAGCAGAGGCTAATTCGCCCTCGATTATAGCTCAAACATTGCCGTTGGAAAATTCGATGGATATTGCATCTTCATTTTCACATGTTGGTATCGGCATAGTTTGGGGAAATTAA
- a CDS encoding YigZ family protein, with protein MKILMQYAFSELTVKNSKFLAEIFPISSAAEARDILKRQKEKYEDARHVVHAFITGESGEILGCSDDGEPSGTAGRPALAVLKGSGITNIMLTITRWFGGTLLGTGGLVKAYSDSAKLVLAEAVSEEFIKKELFRFECSYAEWENLKRNLDEFSVEAVKIDYEEKVKFCGKIPGKNKQPFELFIENASKGSVKLISPNYADTNM; from the coding sequence ATGAAAATTTTAATGCAATACGCTTTTTCTGAACTCACCGTAAAAAATTCCAAATTCTTGGCTGAAATTTTTCCTATAAGTTCGGCTGCTGAGGCGAGAGATATTTTAAAACGGCAAAAGGAAAAATACGAAGATGCCCGTCATGTTGTACATGCCTTTATTACAGGGGAAAGCGGAGAGATTTTAGGCTGCTCCGATGATGGGGAGCCTTCAGGTACGGCAGGCCGTCCTGCCCTTGCTGTTCTTAAAGGTTCGGGCATTACAAATATAATGCTTACAATTACGAGGTGGTTCGGCGGGACGCTTTTGGGAACTGGAGGCTTGGTAAAAGCTTATTCCGATTCTGCAAAACTGGTTTTAGCCGAAGCCGTAAGTGAAGAATTTATAAAAAAAGAACTTTTCAGATTTGAATGTTCCTATGCCGAATGGGAAAATTTAAAAAGAAATCTTGACGAATTTTCGGTTGAAGCCGTAAAAATAGATTATGAAGAAAAGGTAAAATTCTGCGGTAAAATTCCCGGCAAAAATAAACAGCCCTTTGAGCTTTTTATTGAAAATGCTTCAAAGGGCAGTGTAAAATTAATTTCCCCAAACTATGCCGATACCAACATGTGA
- a CDS encoding ComEC/Rec2 family competence protein encodes MVNERKLKSLYNFFIVKPIIVSAWCAVLAFYLLCFIESRFTELSIFFSLFFFIMFFVLFFLKKKIHFIFAGLFIGSFAVLRLIFIYAEPVSLAESAKVEKISAELTGEASPAGEKYYAANAKILSVFYKNGAEFSAKGNIKIFFPAEMVLQNNAYSVSVYKSSGTNALSNFSKGVIFEASGRFGRKKSGMEPAAFFADKSLPEFLGWRSPLLKFRAFLRFYLMRLLSGWGSAGALLLALLSANRDFLILPVSSAFRNAGLSHVLALSGMHVSLVSLTAVQMGSIFGKKSVAVKFSLISIIIFVWFAGAAPSLNRALGMMLLIIIGKSLGLRPPMTSVLSAMLLVHIAVKPDEALSLGFMLSYGALAGILTFGNALFEILNGKIPPKILGAVSASVGAQAFTAPIVISKIGGIAPIGIIASVIISPLISVFLIMGIAAIFISLLFPFTGFIFSFLLNIVYDFIFILIQIFAQVPLMAAKSFGESLSFSLLPFAAGLVCVWYSEKILKKRELSLK; translated from the coding sequence GTGGTAAATGAGAGAAAATTAAAAAGTCTTTACAATTTTTTTATTGTAAAACCGATTATTGTATCTGCTTGGTGCGCAGTCTTAGCCTTTTATTTGTTATGTTTTATAGAAAGCCGTTTTACCGAATTATCGATATTTTTTAGTTTATTTTTTTTTATCATGTTTTTTGTTCTTTTTTTCTTAAAAAAGAAAATTCATTTTATATTTGCAGGTCTCTTTATAGGAAGTTTTGCAGTTTTACGGCTTATTTTTATTTATGCCGAACCCGTCAGCCTTGCAGAATCGGCTAAGGTAGAAAAAATTTCTGCTGAACTTACAGGAGAAGCCTCTCCTGCCGGCGAAAAATACTATGCTGCAAATGCAAAAATTCTTTCAGTTTTTTATAAAAACGGAGCCGAATTTTCTGCAAAGGGGAATATAAAGATATTTTTCCCTGCCGAAATGGTATTACAAAATAATGCTTATTCCGTTTCAGTGTATAAATCGTCTGGAACAAATGCTTTAAGTAATTTTTCAAAAGGTGTAATCTTCGAAGCTTCGGGCCGTTTTGGAAGAAAAAAAAGCGGTATGGAACCTGCGGCTTTTTTTGCGGATAAATCTCTACCCGAATTTTTAGGCTGGAGATCTCCTCTTTTAAAATTCAGAGCTTTTTTGCGCTTTTATCTTATGCGCCTTCTTTCCGGCTGGGGGAGTGCAGGTGCCTTACTTTTAGCTCTTCTTTCTGCAAACAGGGATTTTTTAATTCTTCCTGTTTCTTCGGCTTTTAGAAATGCAGGGCTTTCCCACGTTTTAGCCCTCTCCGGTATGCATGTTTCCTTGGTAAGCTTAACCGCCGTTCAAATGGGCTCCATATTCGGAAAAAAAAGCGTTGCAGTAAAATTTTCTTTAATTTCGATTATTATCTTTGTTTGGTTTGCCGGTGCTGCTCCTTCGCTCAACCGAGCCCTCGGCATGATGCTTTTAATTATAATCGGAAAATCACTGGGATTACGTCCGCCTATGACTTCGGTTTTAAGTGCCATGCTTTTGGTCCATATTGCCGTAAAACCTGATGAGGCTTTGAGTCTGGGCTTTATGCTTTCTTACGGAGCTTTGGCCGGGATTTTAACTTTTGGAAATGCCTTATTTGAAATTTTAAACGGAAAAATTCCTCCTAAAATTTTGGGCGCCGTTTCGGCTTCTGTAGGGGCGCAAGCATTTACTGCCCCTATCGTAATTTCAAAGATAGGAGGAATAGCTCCAATCGGGATAATTGCTTCGGTAATAATCAGCCCCCTTATTTCCGTTTTTTTGATAATGGGTATTGCGGCAATTTTTATTTCCCTTTTGTTCCCGTTTACAGGGTTTATTTTTTCGTTTTTATTGAATATTGTTTATGATTTTATATTTATACTTATTCAAATTTTTGCTCAAGTTCCGCTCATGGCTGCAAAGAGTTTTGGTGAAAGTCTTAGTTTTTCTCTGCTGCCTTTTGCTGCCGGTTTGGTATGTGTTTGGTATTCCGAAAAAATATTAAAAAAACGGGAGCTTAGTTTAAAATGA
- the hflC gene encoding protease modulator HflC, whose amino-acid sequence MENYENVNTEDVQYEKSSSKNKIKPEKTKKDKKGLGWFFFAVIIIVLFLFLKPFYILNEGNVAIITKFGAVVKTEKEAGLHFKMPLIHTVNKYTAKLLRLDGDPQKILTLEKQYLKVDTTSRWRIVDVKKFYESLTTYESAYSRLSDIVDSSVRDIISVNSLADVVRSSNIINESKNNEEFNLENAEVDLGSIKTEKVNFPVIKKGREALADEILKRANSQLGEFGLEVVDLIFKGIKYSDELENSVFSRMIKERNQIAGTFRSTGDGEKLKILGELENEKRTILSQAYAESERIKGDADAKAVAIYAESYGKSPEFYSFWKSMEIYKNSLPETEKILSTDMEYFQYLYKH is encoded by the coding sequence ATGGAAAACTATGAAAATGTAAATACCGAAGATGTTCAATATGAAAAATCTTCTTCCAAAAATAAGATAAAGCCCGAAAAAACAAAAAAAGATAAAAAAGGACTCGGATGGTTTTTCTTTGCAGTTATTATAATTGTTTTATTTTTATTCTTAAAGCCTTTTTATATTTTAAATGAGGGAAATGTTGCCATCATCACAAAATTCGGTGCTGTTGTAAAGACCGAAAAAGAAGCCGGCCTTCATTTTAAAATGCCCTTAATTCATACCGTAAACAAGTATACGGCTAAGCTCCTGCGCTTGGACGGTGATCCTCAAAAAATTCTTACTTTAGAAAAACAATATCTCAAAGTAGATACCACCAGCCGATGGCGTATAGTTGACGTAAAAAAGTTTTATGAATCTCTTACCACCTATGAAAGTGCTTATTCCCGCCTTTCGGATATTGTAGATTCATCGGTTAGAGACATTATTTCGGTGAACAGTCTTGCCGACGTTGTTCGAAGTTCCAATATTATAAATGAAAGCAAAAACAATGAAGAGTTTAACCTTGAAAATGCCGAAGTTGATCTAGGCTCGATAAAAACCGAAAAGGTAAATTTTCCCGTGATAAAAAAAGGCCGGGAAGCTCTTGCAGATGAGATTTTAAAAAGGGCAAACAGTCAGCTTGGAGAATTCGGTTTGGAAGTGGTTGACCTGATTTTTAAAGGAATTAAGTATTCGGATGAGCTTGAAAATTCCGTGTTCAGCCGAATGATAAAGGAAAGAAACCAGATTGCAGGAACTTTTAGATCGACGGGCGACGGCGAAAAACTTAAAATCTTAGGAGAATTGGAAAACGAAAAAAGGACTATTTTGTCTCAAGCTTATGCCGAGTCAGAAAGGATAAAGGGCGATGCGGACGCAAAGGCTGTTGCAATCTATGCAGAAAGCTACGGCAAGTCTCCCGAATTTTACAGCTTTTGGAAGAGCATGGAAATTTATAAAAATTCCTTGCCCGAAACCGAAAAGATTTTGTCCACTGATATGGAATATTTTCAATATCTTTATAAGCATTAA
- a CDS encoding ribonucleoside triphosphate reductase, which translates to MEEKNTNQTVFPEWRSFLGTMEKAKPKILCSVVKRSGEIEAYNRKKIEKAINKAVTAVEGCSNDEKAAFLTDKVEEKLKSIMASRYAHSIPAIEEIQDVVELVLIEQQEARLAKAYILYRAKREAVRDAESLMLNINSTMDGYLSQSDWRVKENANVNFSLGGLILHNSGTITANYWLKNIYTPAIAEAHVTAAFHIHDLSMFSGYCAGWSLRQLIQEGLGGVPDKITSKPPKHLSTLIQQIVNFLGIMQNEWAGAQAFSSFDTYLAPFVKKDNMSETSVKQCLQSFVYGVNTPSRWGSQAPFTNITLDWVCPPDLANQKAIVGGEMQDFTYGECQKEMDMINNLFIELMLEGDAAGRGFQYPIPTYNITTDFDWSSPNAKLLFEMTARYGTPYFQNFINSDLNPGDVRSMCCRLQLDKRELRKRGGGLFGSDEFTGSIGVVTINMPQIGYLAKTEKDYFDRLDYLMDIAKQSLEMKRKVIEKLLEGGLFPYTKRYLHHLNNHFSTIGICGMNESCLNFLGEDIVSARGKAFAEKVLTYMRNRLADFQEETGSLFNLEATPAESTSYRLARHDKNQFPDIITSGDAEPYYTNSSQLPVAYTTDVFEALDHQESLQRKYTGGTVFHIFLGEAIKDWESCRDLVKAVANNYRIPYFSISPTFSICPVHGYLEGEHFECPYCKREKQAKLELKLAELEKEKSEVLSTVSKN; encoded by the coding sequence ATGGAGGAAAAAAACACAAATCAAACGGTTTTTCCTGAATGGAGGTCCTTTTTAGGAACAATGGAGAAGGCAAAACCCAAAATTTTGTGTTCGGTTGTAAAACGTTCAGGAGAAATTGAGGCTTATAACCGCAAAAAGATAGAAAAAGCCATCAATAAGGCTGTGACTGCCGTTGAAGGATGCTCAAATGATGAAAAGGCTGCTTTTTTAACCGATAAGGTTGAAGAAAAGTTAAAGTCGATTATGGCATCGCGTTATGCGCATTCAATTCCGGCAATTGAAGAAATTCAGGATGTGGTAGAGCTTGTTTTAATAGAACAGCAGGAAGCCCGGCTTGCAAAGGCTTATATCCTTTACAGGGCAAAGAGGGAGGCTGTGCGCGATGCGGAAAGCCTCATGCTCAATATCAATAGTACTATGGACGGATATTTGAGTCAGTCCGACTGGCGCGTAAAAGAAAATGCCAACGTAAACTTTTCTTTGGGCGGTCTTATTCTTCATAACTCCGGAACCATTACTGCAAACTATTGGCTTAAAAATATTTATACACCGGCTATTGCCGAAGCCCATGTTACGGCTGCCTTTCATATCCATGACCTTTCAATGTTTTCGGGCTACTGTGCAGGCTGGTCTTTGCGTCAGCTAATTCAAGAGGGCTTGGGCGGTGTTCCCGACAAGATTACCTCAAAGCCTCCAAAGCACCTGTCTACTCTGATTCAGCAGATAGTCAACTTTTTAGGCATCATGCAAAACGAATGGGCCGGAGCTCAAGCCTTCAGCTCCTTTGATACGTACTTGGCTCCTTTCGTAAAAAAAGATAATATGAGCGAAACAAGCGTAAAGCAGTGCCTTCAAAGCTTTGTTTACGGCGTAAATACGCCCAGCCGCTGGGGCTCTCAAGCTCCCTTCACAAATATAACCTTGGACTGGGTATGTCCTCCCGACCTTGCAAATCAAAAAGCCATTGTCGGAGGCGAAATGCAGGATTTTACCTACGGCGAATGTCAAAAAGAAATGGATATGATAAATAATCTCTTTATTGAGCTCATGCTTGAAGGGGATGCTGCAGGAAGAGGTTTTCAATATCCCATTCCGACCTATAACATAACCACAGATTTTGACTGGTCAAGTCCGAATGCAAAATTGCTTTTTGAGATGACTGCCCGGTACGGTACGCCTTATTTTCAAAACTTTATAAATTCCGACTTAAACCCGGGGGATGTGCGCTCCATGTGTTGCCGGCTTCAACTGGATAAAAGGGAACTGCGTAAAAGAGGAGGCGGTCTTTTCGGTTCGGATGAGTTTACAGGCTCCATAGGGGTTGTTACCATCAACATGCCTCAAATAGGATATCTCGCAAAAACCGAAAAGGACTATTTTGACCGATTGGACTATCTTATGGATATAGCAAAGCAAAGCCTTGAGATGAAGCGTAAGGTAATCGAAAAGCTCTTGGAAGGCGGCCTTTTCCCTTATACAAAAAGATATTTACATCATTTAAATAACCACTTTTCGACTATAGGAATTTGCGGTATGAACGAGTCCTGCTTAAACTTTTTGGGAGAGGATATTGTGAGTGCAAGAGGAAAGGCCTTTGCCGAAAAGGTTTTAACATACATGAGAAACCGCCTTGCCGACTTCCAGGAAGAAACAGGCAGCTTGTTCAACCTTGAAGCCACTCCGGCAGAGAGTACCTCTTACAGACTCGCACGCCACGATAAAAATCAGTTTCCCGATATAATTACTTCAGGGGATGCCGAACCCTATTACACCAATTCAAGTCAGCTTCCCGTTGCCTACACTACCGATGTTTTTGAAGCCTTGGATCATCAAGAAAGTTTACAGCGTAAGTATACGGGCGGTACGGTTTTTCACATCTTTTTGGGAGAGGCTATCAAGGATTGGGAATCATGCAGGGATCTGGTTAAGGCTGTTGCAAACAATTACCGCATTCCTTATTTTTCCATTTCGCCGACATTTTCGATATGCCCTGTTCACGGTTATCTTGAAGGCGAGCATTTTGAGTGCCCTTATTGCAAGCGTGAAAAGCAGGCGAAGCTTGAATTAAAATTGGCTGAACTTGAAAAAGAAAAATCTGAAGTGTTAAGTACGGTTTCTAAAAATTAA
- a CDS encoding periplasmic-type flagellar collar protein FlbB: MRRSGTIGRIIVLLILIILLIFGGLLWFDYLGLISSRSLFSPVYSLFGLKTAEGIAPLDADDMANLENDRYEKRLLALEVRSQELDKREEDVQSKENEHKQIAEELDDRRAAIEEKEKNYNLLVVERDAREANIVQIAKYINGMVPEKAVDNLLSMDDQDVIDVLRAVERLAAEEGKNSSVAYWFSLMPPARAAEIQRKMANKPVTFP, encoded by the coding sequence TTGAGAAGAAGCGGAACTATAGGAAGAATTATTGTTCTTTTAATATTGATTATTTTACTCATATTCGGAGGCCTATTGTGGTTTGATTATTTAGGCCTAATCAGCTCAAGGAGCCTTTTTTCTCCCGTTTACTCCCTTTTCGGTCTAAAAACTGCTGAGGGCATTGCTCCATTAGATGCCGATGATATGGCAAATTTAGAAAATGACCGTTACGAAAAACGCCTTTTAGCTTTAGAAGTGCGTTCGCAAGAATTGGATAAACGGGAAGAAGATGTTCAATCCAAAGAAAATGAACACAAACAAATAGCTGAGGAACTGGATGACCGCAGGGCTGCTATTGAAGAAAAAGAAAAAAATTATAACCTTTTAGTGGTGGAACGGGATGCCCGTGAGGCAAACATAGTTCAAATAGCCAAATATATAAACGGTATGGTTCCCGAAAAAGCTGTTGACAATCTTCTTTCCATGGATGATCAGGATGTAATAGATGTGCTTAGGGCTGTAGAAAGGTTAGCTGCAGAAGAAGGTAAAAATTCTTCAGTAGCTTATTGGTTTTCTTTGATGCCTCCTGCACGTGCAGCTGAGATTCAGCGTAAGATGGCAAACAAACCGGTAACATTTCCGTAA